Below is a window of Streptomyces genisteinicus DNA.
CAGTCGGTCACCGGGTTCGGGGAGCCGCATCAGATAGCGGCCGTCGACCGGGAAGAACGGCGAGACGTACAGCTCCTTCTCCGCCGTGGCCCGGTCGTCGTCGGAATGGAGCAGGTAGCAGTGCCGCTCGCCGTAGGTGTTGTGCACCTCGGCGACGACGCAGAGCGGGCTGCCGTCCTCGCGCCGGACCCAGTACAGGGTGAGCGGGTTGAAGACGTGGCCGAGCACCCGGGCATGGGCGAGCATCAGGATCCGGCCGTCGCCGAGCGCGATGCCCCGGGCCGCGAGGAAGGAGGCGAGTCCCGCGCGGACGGTGGCGCTCCGGCCGCCGAAGTGGTCCCGTGCGTCGAACCGTGCGAACGGGCGCAGCGGTGCGGGCAGCCGGGGCGGCCGGTCGGGGTCGATCAGCCACAGGTAGGTGCGGTGCCGCAGCGCGTACGCGGACGGTGTCCTGCGCACATGGGTGACGGTGCACGGGTAGAGGGCCGGGACGCCGGTCACCACGTCACGCCGAGGGATCGGGCCGCCTCGACGCCGGAGCGGCAGCCGTCCTCGTGGAAGCCCCAGCCGTGGTAGGCGCCCGCGTAGGCGGTGACCGGGCCGCTCAGTCCGGGGAGCAGGCGCTGGGCGGAGACCGACTCCGTGGTGAAGACGGGGTGTTCGTACTCCATGCGTGCGATGACCCGCTCGTCGGGCACCTGGTCGGCGCCGTTCAGGGTGACGACGTGTGCGCGGGGGGCGTCGAGCCGCTGGAGGCGGTTCATGTCGTAGCTGACGCGGACCCGGCCGGCGCCGGCGTCGCAGGCGGGCATGGTGAAGTTCCAGCTGGCCCGGGCCCCCGCGGGGCGCGGCAGCACGGAGCCGTCGGTGTGCAGGACGGTGGTGTTGCGCGCGTAGGTGAACGCGCCAAGCACCTGCCGCTCGCGTTCGGTGGGGTCGGCGAGCAGGCGCAGCGCCTGGTCGGGGTGGGTGGCGACGACCACGCCGTCGTAGGCGTCGGTCCCGCCGTCGGCGGTGGTGACGACCGCTCCGCCCGAGTGGCGGTGCAGGGCTGTCACCGGGGCCGCGGTGCGCACGGCGGTGAGGTGCTTGGCGACGCGTTCGACGTACTCGCGGGAGCCGCCGGTGACCGTCCGCCACACCGGGGATCCGGTGATGGTGAGCATCCCGTGGTGGTCGAGGAAGCGGAACAGGTGCAGAGCCGGATAGCGCAGCGCGGTGCCGGCGTCGCAGGACCACACGCAGGAGACGACCGGCGCCATGAAGTGGGCGGTGAAGTACGGGGAGAAGCGGGCGCCCGCGATGAACTCTCCGACCGTGGTGGTGTCGTCGGCCGGGCCGTCGAGCAGCCGCCGCGCGAGGCGGTGGAAGCGCGGGACCTCGGCGAGCATGCGCAGATAGCGGCCGCGCAGCGCGTTGCCGGGCCGGGGGAAGAGCCCCCGCGGGCCGCGGGCGCCCGCGTAGAGGAGGCCGCAGCCGTCGCACCGGACCGACATGCTCATCTCCGACTCCTGCGTCGACACGCCGAGTTCGCGGAACAGGCGCAGCAGCATCGGGTAGGTGCGCTCGTTGTGGACGATGAATCCCGAGTCGACGCGGTGGAGCCGCCCTTCGGCGTCGGGCACGTCGTGGGTGTGCGCGTGTCCGCCGAGCCGGGAGTCCGCTTCGTAGAGAGTCACGTCGTGCTCGCGCTGCAGGATGTACGCCGCGGTGAGTCCCGCTATCCCGCCGCCGATCACGGCCGTCCGCCTCCGTCGCACTGTCATACCGCTCCCTCCGGGCAGCCCGGCACCGCCTCTCAGCCCCCTATTCGGTGCCGCGGGCCCCGGCGGATTGGCCGGAGGCCGGAATTCTTCGGAGCTTTCGCCGTACGACCGGGAGGGCGTGGCGCTCACCGGCCCGTGGACAGCGTTTCCGGCCCGGCGGATGATGGGAGAAACGGGATCGACGCGGACGAAAGGTGTGTCCTGCGATGTCTGAGCATCCTGACTGCGCCCTGGTGCGCCGGGGTTACGTAGCGTTCAGCGAGGGGGACATGGAGACCCTCAGCTCCCTGATGACGGCGGACGCCGTCTACCACGTGCCGGGCGACAGCACCGTCTCCGGGCACCACAAGGGGCGCGAGGCGATTCTCGGCCTCTTCCGCACGTTCGGCGAGGAGACCGGCGGCACCATGCAGGTGCAGGTGGAGGCGGTGCTCGCCGACGGCCGCGGGCACGTCATGTCCTTCCACACCGTCAGGGGCGACCGGGGCGACCGCGGGATCGAGATGCGCGAGGGGCTGTTCTTCACGATCACCGGCGGGAAGGTGACGGACATCGACGCGTGTGTCGAGGACATCGACGAGATGGACGCGTTCTGGCGGTGAAGCGGGGCACGGGTCGCCGCCCCGGCACGGCCACCGGCGGGTCGCCGCCCGGCACGGGCGGCCGATGAGCACGGCGCGCGGGTGCCCCGTGCGGCGTGACCGGCCGCTGACCGCGCAACGCCCCCGCGCGCGACCGCATCGCACGACGGCCCGGGACGGAACGGCACGACGGCGCGGCACGGCCGGTGTGCCGTGCCGCGCCGTCGTGTGACGTCGCGTGTGCGACAGGCCGCCGGGGCCGGCCGCGGGTGCGACCGGCGCCGACCGGACCGGCCGGAGCCGGGATCAGCCCACGGAGCTGTACGCCACGACGCCGCGGAGCAGCCCGTCGACGGCCTTGCGGGCGTTCTTGGCCACCGTGCTGTCCTCCCGGGGCGCGGCTGCCGCGACCTGGCCGAGGACGTCGATGACCTGCTTGCACCAGCGCA
It encodes the following:
- a CDS encoding DUF1365 domain-containing protein — protein: MTGVPALYPCTVTHVRRTPSAYALRHRTYLWLIDPDRPPRLPAPLRPFARFDARDHFGGRSATVRAGLASFLAARGIALGDGRILMLAHARVLGHVFNPLTLYWVRREDGSPLCVVAEVHNTYGERHCYLLHSDDDRATAEKELYVSPFFPVDGRYLMRLPEPGDRLRLTVHLERDGGRPFTATVSGTRRPATTAGVLRCLLRHPLSTLAVSAGIRFHGVRLFLRGLPVRPRPRHQPQEGVK
- a CDS encoding NAD(P)/FAD-dependent oxidoreductase encodes the protein MTVRRRRTAVIGGGIAGLTAAYILQREHDVTLYEADSRLGGHAHTHDVPDAEGRLHRVDSGFIVHNERTYPMLLRLFRELGVSTQESEMSMSVRCDGCGLLYAGARGPRGLFPRPGNALRGRYLRMLAEVPRFHRLARRLLDGPADDTTTVGEFIAGARFSPYFTAHFMAPVVSCVWSCDAGTALRYPALHLFRFLDHHGMLTITGSPVWRTVTGGSREYVERVAKHLTAVRTAAPVTALHRHSGGAVVTTADGGTDAYDGVVVATHPDQALRLLADPTERERQVLGAFTYARNTTVLHTDGSVLPRPAGARASWNFTMPACDAGAGRVRVSYDMNRLQRLDAPRAHVVTLNGADQVPDERVIARMEYEHPVFTTESVSAQRLLPGLSGPVTAYAGAYHGWGFHEDGCRSGVEAARSLGVTW
- a CDS encoding nuclear transport factor 2 family protein gives rise to the protein MSEHPDCALVRRGYVAFSEGDMETLSSLMTADAVYHVPGDSTVSGHHKGREAILGLFRTFGEETGGTMQVQVEAVLADGRGHVMSFHTVRGDRGDRGIEMREGLFFTITGGKVTDIDACVEDIDEMDAFWR